In Myripristis murdjan chromosome 9, fMyrMur1.1, whole genome shotgun sequence, the following proteins share a genomic window:
- the LOC115365850 gene encoding interferon-induced very large GTPase 1-like: MRTGQVKIQVGQKQNLEQKSKEVEALFSRLHLQNYKSQQKLTPAVFLEIGPSIKQQHVTSEKDLANTFIQRLMTLDYRARYIPVKEDPEVSHPNQVQTPDSAGTDESVLEALFSTDQKTEQRKQSHVHPMDVQMAVFHCSDSFLKQIIISKLSQCQYALPLLVPDPFKMDIECPMWTFRQIRKSWKQTDNSNLVTMKSVPICKAETPMVAFLRLGSVSSSKSQLMSSLINERHNTFFHRNCPGSTKTRYLIDGLAEIAWYCPSGKPNDAFNDCIAFCNLHGDALSCETQRDILIEKSSVNVILLPSLEKGGKRSEILSDLLKSPKPLICLIADNDSAAVEVKEGTRKYKMGLKDKSLSDVSKELKTIIKNILSTQYNVFKLESMTEVRGIRMDEDDEACQRGKSAALQIQNLLKKKDISKIKDTFLQCQGKLWKKWCEKHKGLYRLQGQIEKEKCQTEEELKQIREKQCDVSFSELMKLFLKNLWSLNSHEKMYFLKWTGILLDDLSTDDLSGILQAYDEKWTEVLNLKKKHDKGEKPNQTKKQSVKKQRAELEKLSAKLQSATFGLEHMFREMGQIYEAHESVNRTTGELNWSNYPELAAELMISGHPMELMDGDAGHVPLIWITRLLDAVIEKLGDKRIFVLSVLGIQSSGKSTMLNAMFGLQFAVSAGRCTRGAFMQLVKVSAEIQKDFEFDYVLVVDTEGLRALELAENASLHHDNELATFVIGLGNLTLINIFGENPADMQDILQIVVQAFMRMKEVNLSPSCVFVHQNVTDIAAGEKNMEGKRRLQEKLDKMAQLAAKEEVSNADCFSDIIAFDVQTDVQYFAQLWEGSPPMAPPNPGYSESIQELKNIILTKASKSEGLTLSQFKSRISDLWNALLNEHFVFSFKNTQEIAVYRNLEVQYGNWTWALRCALLNIQHQLHNRIETGKLNKVDQSYLVKEMTTTRKDVEKAMKTYFDDDEDKEMVVQWRGRFESKIKEFHDEQVKEVKRKLVEVIQQRNACKELDDKKAEFENKLLQKSKELAHELKDKAKDEKELKKQFNRIWDTRVRELAGAAPKIKDIYIEDDLFSVLTDLGIEGSLINECKKCGKYKNMPKIGNYFGYVTITKGSLAAKAWENLKAALRMNTLPYEEDQRIRSFIAEVERQSIEKIKTKPVASRGYTSTYLHEVASNVKDKVKAFESETKTYTFKNDFTVDLLLYVCHIAGNQLLKSHEEFKTNNDPLTYLESKKDHHYRIFVSYCEGNSSAAVLGELICNKLKDSTVQAVYNMTAMELADEMMHSYPPLSGNKANMEKHILKSLAEKEDFDSYINYLRRPRSHMESFIIEEVEKYILTEHKDRALSTLKKNVKRIEKLVSDAVEIATEYVKTQGGDIDTWLEEFSSSLEDELAFSTNYGQNFGDINDFDFFKEELDKGIKSIVKKMSSLTIDSMEQFSERPDQLLIDHKCKTCWTQCPFCGAVCTNTDEDHSPNDHMVTFHRPSGIKGAHFRSSVELSIDFCSTLVASDNSFYPNPSSDESVPFKEYKNAGGKYAEWSITPDNSTLAYWKWFVCKYQKKMEDYHKKNFEGKGEIPSEWRRFTKEDAIKSLESL, translated from the exons atgaggacaggacaggtgaaGATACAG GTTGGACAAAAACAGAACTTGgagcaaaaaagcaaagaagtggaggCCCTCTTCAGCAGACTTCACCTTCAAAATTACAAAAGTCAACAGAAGCTGACACCTGCAGTTTTTCTTGAAATAGGGCCAAGtataaaacagcaacatgtgaCATCTGAGAAGGATTTAGCAAATACTTTCATCCAGAGGTTGATGACGCTGGATTATAGAGCCAGATACATCCCTGTAAAAGAAGACCCAGAAGTCAGTCATCCAAACCAAGTTCAAACACCTGACAGTGCTGGTACAGATGAAAGTGTTCTTGAAGCTTTGTTCAGCACAGACCAAAAAActgagcaaagaaaacaaagccatGTTCATCCAATGGATGTTCAGATGGCAGTTTTTCACTGCTCAGACAGTTTTCTCAAGCAGATTATCATTTCCAAGTTATCCCAATGTCAGTATGCTTTACCTTTGCTTGTCCCTGACCCGTTCAAAATGGATATTGAGTGTCCTATGTGGACATTTAGACAAATAAGAAAAAGCTGGAAGCAGACAGATAACTCAAACCTCGTGACAATGAAGAGTGTGCCGATCTGCAAAGCTGAGACACCCATGGTGGCATTTCTCCGGCTTGGTTCAGTGTCATCATCTAAATCTCAGCTGATGAGCAGCTTAATCAATGAGCGTCACAACACATTCTTTCATAGAAATTGTCCAGGCAGCACCAAAACTCGCTACTTGATTGATGGCTTGGCTGAGATTGCCTGGTACTGCCCTTCTGGAAAACCCaatgatgcgtttaatgactgCATTGCCTTCTGTAATCTCCATGGTGATGCTCTGTCATGTGAAACACAGCGCGACATATTGATTGAAAAATCCTCAGTCAATGTTATTTTGTTACCAAGTCTGGAAAAAGGTGGAAAACGTTCTGAAATATTGTCAGACCTTCTCAAGTCTCCAAAGCCCCTCATTTGTCTGATTGCTGATAATGATAGTGCTGCAGTTGAGGTCAAAGAAGGCACAAGAAAGTACAAGATGGGTCTAAAAGACAAAAGTCTGTCAGACGTATCTAAAGAACTGAAAACAAtcatcaaaaatattttgtccACTCAATACAACGTCTTCAAGCTTGAAAGCATGACCGAGGTCCGTGGGATCAGGatggatgaagatgatgaggcCTGCCAGAGAGGGAAATCTGCTGCTTTGCAGATACAGAATTTGCTTAAGAAGAAGGACATCTCAAAGATCAAAGACACATTCCTCCAGTGTCAAGGGAAATTGTGGAAAAAGTGGTGCGAAAAACACAAAGGCCTGTATCGCCTCCAAGGACAGATTGAGAAGGAAAAATgtcaaacagaagaagaactgaaACAAATACGAGAAAAACAATGTGATGTTTCATTTAGTGAACTTATGAAGTTGTTTTTGAAGAACCTTTGGTCTCTGaattcacatgagaaaatgtatttcctgAAGTGGACTGGAATCTTGCTGGATGACCTCTCCACAGACGACCTTTCTGGGATTCTGCAAGCATATGATGAAAAGTGGACTGAAGTCttgaatttgaaaaagaaacacgACAAAGGAGAGAAACCCAatcagacaaagaaacaaagtgttaaaaaacagagagctgaactTGAAAAACTATCAGCAAAACTGCAGTCAGCGACCTTTGGCTTGGAGCACATGTTTAGGGAGATGGGGCAGATCTATGAGGCCCATGAGTCTGTGAACAGAACGACAGGAGAGCTGAACTGGTCCAACTACCCTGAACTGGCTGCAGAGCTGATGATATCAGGACACCCAATGGAGCTGATGGATGGTGATGCTGGTCACGTGCCTTTAATATGGATCACTCGTCTTCTAGACGCTGTCATCGAGAAACTGGGAGACAAgagaatttttgttttgtcagttctAGGCATCCAAAGCAGTGGGAAATCAACAATGCTGAATGCCATGTTTGGCTTACAGTTTGCTGTCAGTGCTGGCAGGTGCACGAGAGGTGCCTTCATGCAGCTAGTCAAAGTTTCAGCAGAGATCCAGAAAGACTTTGAATTTGACTATGTTTTAGTTGTGGACACTGAGGGACTGCGTGCTCTTGAGTTGGCAGAGAACGCCAGTCTTCACCATGACAATGAATTGGCAACGTTTGTCATTGGTCTGGGAAACCTGACTTTGATCAACATCTTTGGAGAGAATCCAGCAGACATGCAAGACATTCTTCAGATTGTTGTACAGGCTTTCATGAGGATGAAGGAGGTAAATCTCTCTCcaagttgtgtgtttgttcaccAGAATGTTACAGATATTGcagctggagagaaaaacatggaaGGAAAGAGACGCTTACAAGAAAAACTGGACAAGATGGCCCAGCTAGCTGCCAAAGAGGAAGTGAGCAATGCTGACTGCTTTAGTGACATCATTGCATTTGATGTACAAACAGATGTTCAATACTTTGCCCAGCTATGGGAGGGAAGTCCACCCATGGCCCCTCCGAACCCAGGTTACAGCGAGAGCATCCAAGAACTGAAGAACATCATCCTTACAAAAGCATCAAAATCTGAAGGACTGACTCTCTCGCAGTTCAAAAGCCGCATTTCAGACCTCTGGAACGCCTTGCTGAATGaacactttgttttcagcttcaaaaacacacaggaaattgCAGTGTACAGAAACCTTGAGGTCCAGTACGGGAATTGGACCTGGGCCTTGAGATGTGCCCTGTTGAATATTCAACACCAGCTTCATAACAGAATTGAAACTGGAAAACTTAACAAGGTTGATCAGAGTTATCTTGTTAAGGAGATGACCACTACTCGAAAAGATGTCGAAAAGGCCATGAAGACAtactttgatgatgatgaagataaaGAGATGGTGGTTCAATGGCGAGGTCGatttgaaagcaaaataaaggaGTTTCATGATGAACAGGTTAAAGAAGTTAAAAGAAAGCTGGTGGAAGTTATCCAGCAGAGGAACGCCTGCAAAGAGCTGGACGACAAAAAGGCCGAGTTTGAGAACAAGCTACTGCAGAAAAGCAAAGAGCTCGCTCATGAGTTAAAAGACAAGGCAAAAGATGAAAAGGAACTTAAAAAGCAATTCAACAGAATTTGGGACACACGAGTCAGGGAATTAGCAGGAGCTGCACCCAAAATTAAGGATATTTACATTGAAGatgatttgttttctgtccttACTGACCTTGGCATTGAAGGGTCTCTTATAAATGAATGCAAGAAATGTggtaaatacaaaaacatgccaAAGATAGGTAACTATTTTGGTTATGTAACCATAACCAAGGGTAGTTTGGCAGCCAAAGCATGGGAGAATCTTAAGGCTGCCCTTAGAATGAATACTCTTCCTTATGAGGAGGACCAACGGATCAGATCCTTCATCGCTGAGGTTGAGAGACAGTCCATAGAGAAAATTAAGACCAAGCCTGTTGCTAGTAGAGGCTACACTTCCACCTACTTGCATGAAGTAGCCAGTAATGTCAAAGACAAAGTCAAAGCTTTTGAATCAGAGACAAAGACATACACTTTCAAGAATGACTTTACAGTTGATcttttactgtatgtatgtcACATTGCAGGGAATCAGCTATTAAAGTCTCATGAGGAATTCAAGACCAATAATGATCCACTGACTTATTTAGAAAGCAAGAAAGACCATCATTACAGGATATTTGTGAGCTATTGTGAAGGTaactcctctgctgctgtgcttgGTGAACTGATCTGTAACAAACTGAAGGACTCCACAGTTCAGGCTGTGTACAACATGACTGCCATGGAGCTGGCTGATGAGATGATGCACAGTTACCCACCCCTCAGTGGAAACAAGGCCAACATggagaaacacattttaaagtcaCTGGCAGAGAAAGAGGACTTTGACAGCTACATAAACTACCTCAGGCGCCCAAGATCCCACATGGAGTCTTTCATAATAGAAGAAGTCGAGAAATACATCCTCACTGAACACAAGGACAGAGCACTCAGTACTCTCAAGAAAAACGTGAAACGTATAGAGAAGCTTGTGAGTGATGCAGTGGAAATTGCAACTGAGTATGTCAAAACTCAGGGAGGAGACATCGACACGTGGCTGGAGGAGTTCTCCAGTTCTCTGGAAGATGAGCTGGCATTTTCTACAAACTATGGTCAAAATTTTGGTGACATaaatgactttgactttttcaaGGAAGAGCTAGACAAAGGCATTAAATCCATTGTTAAGAAGATGAGTAGCCTCACGATAGACAGTATGGAACAATTCAGTGAGAGGCCTGATCAACTGCTTATCGACCACAAATGTAAGACCTGCTGGACTCAATGTCCTTTCTGTGGAGCCGTTTGCACCAACACAGACGAGGATCACAGTCCCAATGATCATATGGTCACTTTTCATCGCCCTAGTGGGATCAAGGGGGCACATTTTAGAAGTTCAGTAGAACTATCCATTGATTTCTGCTCAACATTAGTTGCAAGTGATAATAGCTTTTACCCTAATCCTTCTTCAGATGAGTCTGTTCCTTTTAAAGAGTACAAAAATGCTGGAGGTAAATATGCTGAGTGGAGCATCACACCTGATAATTCTACGCTGGCATACTGGAAGTGGTTTGTATGCAAATATCAAAAGAAGATGGAAGATTACCATAAAAAAAATTTTGAGGGCAAAGGAGAGATTCCCAGTGAATGGAGACGTTTCACCAAAGAAGACGCCATCAAAAGTTTGGAGAGCCTGTAA
- the LOC115365022 gene encoding interferon-induced very large GTPase 1-like has translation MKLLWDSNIKQNICGSLLKVIQTELEELSAKLQSATFGLEHMFREMGQIYEAHASVNRTTGELNWSKYPELAAELMISGHPVELMDGDAGHVPLTWIIRLLDAVIKKLGDKRIFVLSVLGIQSSGKSTMLNAMFGLQFAVSAGRCTRGAFMQLVKVSAEIQKDFKFDYVLVVDTEGLRALELAENTSLHHDNELATFVTGLGNLTLINIFGENPAEMQDILQIVVQAFMRMKEVNLSPSCVFVHQNVTDIAAGERNMEGKRRLQEKLDKMAQLAAKEEVCNADCFSDIITFDVQTDVKYFAQLWEGSPPMAPPNPGYSESIQELKDIILTKASKSKALTLSQFKSRISDLWKALLNEHFVFSFKNTQEIAVYRKLEVQYGKWNWALRCALLNIEHQLHNKIETGKLDKVDRSYLVKEMTTTQEDVQKAMKTYFEDDEDKEILVQWRGRFESKIKEFHDEQVKEVKRKLEEVIQQRNTCKELDDKKAEFENKLLQKSKELAHELKDKAKDEKELQKQFNRIWDVRVSELAAAAPKIKDISIQDELFCILTDLSIEWSLINECKKRGKYKNMPKIGNFFGYVSITKGILAAKAWENVKAALRLNTLPYEEDQRIRSFIAEVERQSIEKIRTKPVASRGYTSTYLHEVASNVKDKVKAFESETKTYTFKNDFTVDLLLYVCDIAGKQLLKSHEEFKTNNDLLTHFKSKKDHHYRIFVSYCEGNSSAVVLGELICNKLKDSTVQAVYNMTAMELADEMMHSYPPLSGNKANLEKHILKSLAEKEDFDSYINYLRRPRSHMESFITEEVEKYILTEHKDKALSTLKKNVKRIEKLVSDAVETATEYVKTQGGDIDMWLEEFSSSLEDELAFSTNYGQNFGDINDFDFFKEELDKGIKSIVEEMSRLTIDSMEQFSERPDQLLIDHKCKTCWSECPFCGAVCTNTYEDHSPNDHMVTFHRPDGIKGFHFRDTVELSVDFCSTLVTRNQAFYPNSSSDQAVPYKEYKTAGGKYAEWSITPDNSTLAYWKWFVCRFQKHLENYHEKKFKGKGEIPSEWKRFTKEDAIRSLEKL, from the exons atgaaGTTACTGTGGGAttcaaatataaaacagaaCATTTGTGGCTCTTTGCTAAAAGTCAT CCAAA ctgaactTGAAGAATTATCAGCAAAACTGCAGTCAGCGACCTTTGGCTTAGAGCACATGTTTAGGGAGATGGGACAGATCTATGAGGCCCATGCATCTGTCAACAGAACGACAGGAGAGCTGAACTGGTCCAAATACCCTGAACTGGCTGCAGAGCTGATGATATCAGGACACCCAGTGGAGCTGATGGATGGTGACGCTGGCCACGTGCCTTTAACATGGATCATTCGTCTTCTAGATGCTGTCATCAAGAAACTGGGAGACAAGcgaatttttgttttgtcagttctAGGCATCCAAAGCAGTGGGAAATCAACAATGCTGAATGCCATGTTCGGCTTACAGTTTGCTGTCAGTGCTGGCAGGTGCACGAGAGGTGCCTTCATGCAGCTAGTCAAAGTTTCAGCAGAGATCCAGAAAGATTTTAAATTTGACTATGTTTTAGTTGTGGACACTGAGGGACTGCGTGCTCTTGAGTTGGCAGAGAACACCAGTCTTCACCATGACAATGAATTGGCAACGTTTGTCACTGGTCTGGGAAACCTGACTTTGATCAACATCTTTGGAGAGAATCCAGCAGAAATGCAAGACATTCTTCAGATTGTTGTGCAGGCTTTCATGAGGATGAAGGAGGTAAATCTCTCTCcaagttgtgtgtttgttcaccAGAATGTTACAGATATtgcagctggagagagaaacatggaaGGAAAGAGACGCTTACAAGAAAAACTGGACAAGATGGCCCAGCTAGCTGCCAAAGAGGAAGTGTGCAATGCTGACTGCTTTAGTGACATCATTACATTCGATGTACAAACAGATGTTAAATACTTTGCCCAACTATGGGAGGGAAGTCCACCCATGGCCCCTCCAAACCCAGGTTACAGCGAGAGCATCCAAGAACTGAAGGACATCATCCTCACAAAAGCATCAAAATCTAAGGCACTGACTCTCTCACAGTTCAAAAGCCGCATTTCAGACCTGTGGAAAGCCTTGCTGAATGaacactttgttttcagcttcaaaaacacacaggaaattgCAGTGTACAGAAAACTTGAGGTCCAGTACGGGAAATGGAACTGGGCCTTGAGATGTGCCCTGTTGAACATTGAACACCAGCTTCATAACAAAATTGAAACTGGAAAACTTGACAAGGTTGATCGCAGTTATCTTGTTAAGGAGATGACCACTACTCAAGAAGATGTCCAAAAGGCCATGAAGACATACtttgaggatgatgaagataaagAGATTTTGGTTCAATGGCGAGGTCGatttgaaagcaaaataaaggaGTTTCATGATGAACAGGTGAAAGAAGTTAAAAGAAAGCTGGAGGAAGTTATCCAGCAGAGGAACACCTGCAAAGAGCTAGATGACAAAAAGGCCGAGTTTGAGAACAAGCTACTGCAAAAAAGCAAAGAGCTCGCTCATGAGTTGAAAGACAAGGCAAAAGATGAAAAGGAACTTCAAAAGCAATTCAACAGAATTTGGGACGTTCGAGTCAGTGAATTAGCAGCAGCTGCACCCAAAATTAAGGATATTTCCATTCAAGATGAATTGTTTTGTATCCTTACTGACCTTAGCATTGAATGGTCTCTTATAAATGAATGCAAGAAACGGggtaaatacaaaaacatgccaAAGATAGGTAACTTTTTTGGTTATGTATCCATAACCAAGGGCATTTTGGCAGCCAAAGCATGGGAGAATGTTAAGGCCGCCCTTAGATTGAATACTCTTCCTTATGAGGAGGACCAACGGATCAGATCCTTCATCGCTGAGGTTGAGAGACAGTCCATAGAGAAAATTAGGACCAAGCCTGTTGCTAGTAGAGGCTACACTTCCACCTACTTGCATGAAGTAGCCAGTAATGTCAAAGACAAAGTCAAAGCTTTTGAATCAGAGACAAAGACATACACTTTCAAGAATGACTTTACAGTTGATcttttactgtatgtatgtgacattgcaGGGAAGCAGCTATTAAAGTCTCATGAGGAATTCAAGACCAATAATGATCTTCTGACTCATTTTAAAAGCAAGAAAGACCATCATTACAGGATATTTGTGAGCTATTGTGAAGGTAACTCCTCTGctgttgtgcttggtgaactgATCTGTAACAAACTGAAGGACTCCACAGTTCAGGCTGTGTACAACATGACTGCCATGGAGCTGGCTGACGAGATGATGCACAGTTACCCACCCCTCAGTGGAAACAAGGCTAACTTggagaaacacattttaaagtcaCTGGCAGAGAAAGAGGACTTTGACAGCTACATAAATTACCTCAGGCGCCCAAGATCCCACATGGAGTCTTTCATAACAGAAGAAGTAGAGAAATACATCCTCACTGAACACAAGGACAAAGCACTCAGTACTCTCAAGAAAAACGTGAAACGTATAGAGAAGCTTGTGAGTGACGCAGTGGAAACTGCAACTGAGTATGTCAAAACTCAGGGAGGAGACATCGACATGTGGCTGGAGGAGTTCTCCAGTTCTCTGGAAGATGAGCTGGCATTTTCTACAAACTACGGTCAAAATTTTGGTGACATAAACGACTTTGACTTTTTCAAGGAAGAGCTAGACAAAGGCATTAAATCCATTGTTGAGGAGATGAGTAGGCTCACGATAGACAGTATGGAGCAATTCAGTGAGAGGCCTGATCAACTGCTTATCGACCACAAATGTAAGACCTGCTGGAGTGAATGTCCTTTCTGTGGAGCCGTTTGCACCAACACATATGAGGATCACAGTCCTAATGATCATATGGTCACTTTTCATCGCCCCGATGGGATCAAGGGGTTCCATTTTAGAGATACAGTAGAACTATCCGTTGATTTCTGCTCAACATTAGTTACAAGGAATCAGGCGTTTTACCCTAATTCTTCTTCAGATCAGGCTGTTCCTTATAAAGAGTACAAAACAGCTGGAGGTAAATATGCTGAGTGGAGCATCACACCTGATAATTCTACGCTGGCATACTGGAAGTGGTTTGTATGCCGATTTCAAAAGCACCTGGAAAattaccatgaaaaaaaatttaaggGCAAAGGAGAGATTCCCAGTGAATGGAAACGTTTCACCAAAGAAGACGCCATCAGGAGTTTGGAGAAACTGTAA